The genomic region TCGCGGAAGATGTATCGGTCGCGTGCCGCCGATCCGCGCCCGGCCGACAGCGCCTCCTGGAACCACGGGTGCAGGTCGGAGGTGTGGTTGGGGACGATGTCGACGATCACCTTGATGCCGCGCTCATGCAGCGCGTCGACCATGGCGTCGAAGTCGTCGAGCGTTCCCAGCCGCGGGTCGACGTCGCGGTAGTCGGCGACGTCGTATCCGCCGTCCGCGAGCGCGGAGGGGTAGAAGGGGCTCAGCCACACGGCGTCGACGCCCAGCGCCGCCAGGTAGTCGGCGCGCGAGACGATGCCGGGGATGTCGCCGAGCCCGTCGCCGTTCGCGTCGGCGAAGCTGCGGGGGTAGATCTGATAGACCGTGGCCTGTCGCCACCACAGGGCGGCGCTGGCATCGATGGCGGTGTCGACACGGGGGTCGGCGGCGGTTCTCACGGAGTTGAGTCCTTTCGAGGTGTGATGTGAGTGATCCGGTGCGGCGGGCTCAGCCCTTGACGGCGCCCTGCGTGACGCCCTCCATGACCCACCGCTGCGTGAACAGGTAGACCACGATCGCCGGGGCCATCGCCATCAGGTACGACGCGAACGACACGTTGTAGTTGTTGCTGAACTGCGTCTGGAAGATGCTCTGCACCACCGGCAGCGTCTGCAGCGCCGGCTGCGAGGTGATCAGGGACGGCATCATGAAGTCGTTCCAGGAGGCGAGGAAGGCGAAGATGCCGATCGTGGCGCTCATCGGCGCGAGGAGCGGGAAGATGAGGCGCCAGAACGTCTGCCAGGTCGTGGCTCCGTCGATGCGGGCGCTCTCTTCGAGTTCGAGCGGGATCGAGCGCAGGAACGCCGTGAACAGCAGGATGCTGAAGCTGAGCTGGAACATGATGTGCAGCAGCGTGACGCCGATGGGATTGTCGAGCCCCAGCAGCCCGGTGAGCTGGATCTGCGGCAGCGCGACGACCGGGAACGGCAGGAACATCGCCGCGAGCAGGTAGAAGAACGACCAGCGGAACAGCCGCCGATCCCAGTTGCGCGAGATGGCGAAGGACGCGAGCGCGGCCAGGAGGATGGTGCCGGCGACCGTGCCGGCTGTGACCAGCGTCGAGATCAGCAGCGCGACCGGGAAGTTCGTCAGCTCCCAGGCGGCGACGAAGCCCTCGATCGAGAACGGCGCCGGCAGCGAGAAGGCGTTGCCGTCGGCCGCCTGGGACTGGGTCTTGAACGCCATCGACAGCGTCACATACAGGGGCACCAGGACGGTGATCGCGCAGAGGATCAGGACGATGGTCGTCGACCAGCTGATGCGCTCCCTGCCGACGCGTCGTCGCTTGGGCGTGGGGACGGTGTGCTCGAGGACCTCTTCGGCCTCGCTGGCCTGGAATGCGAGAGCGGGCTGGACGGACATCAGAAGGAGCTCCTTCCCCGCGTGATCGACAGCTGTGCTGCGGAGATCACGATGACGATGATGAAGAACAGGGTGGCGTTGGCCATCTGGTAGGCGTAATCGCCCCCGGTGAAGCCGGTGACGATGGTCATGGCGATGCTTCGCGTGGCGGTTCCCGGGCCGCCGTCGGTGAGGCCGACGATGATGTCGTAGGCGTTGAGGAAGTTCTTGAAGCCGAGGATGACGTTGATGACGACGTAGCCGGCGACCAGTGGCAGCGTGATTCGCAGGAGCTGCTGCCGCTTGCTCGCACCGTCGATGTCGGCGGCCTCGTAGACCTCACCGGGGATCGACAGGAGGCCCGCGATGTAGATCAGGAGCGTTCCGGGGATCGCCTGCCACGCGGTGACGATGACGATCGCCACCCACGCCCAATCCGGATTCGCCAGGATGCTCTCGCTCAGGACGTTCAGCCCCAGCGCCTGCCCGACCGCGGGCACGGAGTTGGAGAACAGGAAGTTGAAGACGTAGGCGATGATGATGCCCGAGATGACCATCGGGATCACGAAGATCGCCCGCAGGCCCGTCTTGAACCGGATGCTGGCGGTCAGCCCGACCGCCAGCAGGAACGCGATCACGTTGACGGCGATGACCGTGACGATGGCGAAGCCGAACGTGAACAGGTAGCTCTGCAGTATGGCCGGGTCGGAGAAGATCGCGACGTAGTTGATGAAGCCGACGAACTCCCAGTCGCCGAAGCCGATCGAGTTGGTGAAGCTGAAGAAGATCCCGATGACCGCCGGAACGGTGATCGCGAGCGTGAACAGGATCAGGCTCGGGAGGAGGAAGAGGTAGTAGACGCCGTCGACTTTGCGACGGGAGCGGACGTCGGCCCCCGGGGGGACGGTGACGACAGCGGTGGTGCTGGCCATGGTGTTGGTCCTATCCGTTCGAGTCGGGGGTCACTGCCGCAGCGCGACGCGCGCCCAGTCGGCATCCATCGTCTGGAGGGTCTGCTCCGGATCGGCGCCGAGCACGATGCCCTGCAGATAGTTGTGGACGGGAATCGTCTGCGGGACCTGCTGCGTCGCGCCCTGGTAGAACGCCGCGCGGTCGAAGTACTCCTTCATCCCGGTGATGCGGGGGTCGGTCACGGGGGCGGCATCGACGGTCGTGCCGTAGCCGAGCTGCGCGGCGTTGTAGGCGTCCATGACGTCCTGCTGGAACAGGTAGCTGAGGAAGGCCCGGGCCGCCTCCTGGTGCGGCGACACTTCGGGTATCCACGCCGCGAGGTCCAGATTCACGCGGACCTTCAGGTCGCCGGGATCATCCGTCATCGGTAGCGGGAAGGTGCCGAGCTCCAGGTCGGGGGCCGTCTTCGCGATCTCCCCGAACGCCCACGGCCCCTGGAGGTACATCGCGGCCTCGCCCTGGGCGAAGGCGAGGTTGCCGTCACCGTACCCGCGGCTGGGCGCATCCTGGTTCGTGTAGGCGTCGCTGAGCTCCAGCATCTTGGCGACGGGCTCTGCCATCGTCTTCTCGAACGACACGGGCGAGTCCGGACCGACGTCGGTGCCCAGCGCGTTCATCTCGTCGTAGAACCCGGCGACGTCGACCATGCCGCCGACGCTGTAGTCGAACCACCCCTGGCCGACGGTCCACGGATCGGCGAACGTCGCGTAGAACGGGGTGATGCCGGCGGCCTCGAGCGTGTCGCACACCTCCAGCAGCTCATCCCACGTCGTGGGGACCTCGAGGCCCTGGTCGGCGAAGATCTCCTTGTTGTAGATGACGGATGCCGCCATCACCGAGTACGGCAGCACGCTGGTCCGCCCCGGGTAGGTGGCGTACTGGTCCACGAGCGCCTGCACCTCGGGCAGGATCCGGTCCGCCTCGGGCATGTCCGAGAGGTCGCTCAGGGCGCCGCGCTCCATGAAGCGCGCCATCTCCATGTTGTAGTTCAGCAGCGCGAGGTCGGGCGGGTTGCCCCGGACGAAGCCCGCCTGCAGGTTGGCGGACGTGTCGAAGACGACGTGGACGTCGTCCTGCGA from Microbacter sp. GSS18 harbors:
- a CDS encoding sugar ABC transporter permease, coding for MASTTAVVTVPPGADVRSRRKVDGVYYLFLLPSLILFTLAITVPAVIGIFFSFTNSIGFGDWEFVGFINYVAIFSDPAILQSYLFTFGFAIVTVIAVNVIAFLLAVGLTASIRFKTGLRAIFVIPMVISGIIIAYVFNFLFSNSVPAVGQALGLNVLSESILANPDWAWVAIVIVTAWQAIPGTLLIYIAGLLSIPGEVYEAADIDGASKRQQLLRITLPLVAGYVVINVILGFKNFLNAYDIIVGLTDGGPGTATRSIAMTIVTGFTGGDYAYQMANATLFFIIVIVISAAQLSITRGRSSF
- a CDS encoding carbohydrate ABC transporter permease, with translation MSVQPALAFQASEAEEVLEHTVPTPKRRRVGRERISWSTTIVLILCAITVLVPLYVTLSMAFKTQSQAADGNAFSLPAPFSIEGFVAAWELTNFPVALLISTLVTAGTVAGTILLAALASFAISRNWDRRLFRWSFFYLLAAMFLPFPVVALPQIQLTGLLGLDNPIGVTLLHIMFQLSFSILLFTAFLRSIPLELEESARIDGATTWQTFWRLIFPLLAPMSATIGIFAFLASWNDFMMPSLITSQPALQTLPVVQSIFQTQFSNNYNVSFASYLMAMAPAIVVYLFTQRWVMEGVTQGAVKG
- a CDS encoding extracellular solute-binding protein translates to MPENSRSRALRAGAVVALMTVTGVIGGCAAGAGGGGPESITFHLSKPEAIPYFRDLIEEYNQSQDDVHVVFDTSANLQAGFVRGNPPDLALLNYNMEMARFMERGALSDLSDMPEADRILPEVQALVDQYATYPGRTSVLPYSVMAASVIYNKEIFADQGLEVPTTWDELLEVCDTLEAAGITPFYATFADPWTVGQGWFDYSVGGMVDVAGFYDEMNALGTDVGPDSPVSFEKTMAEPVAKMLELSDAYTNQDAPSRGYGDGNLAFAQGEAAMYLQGPWAFGEIAKTAPDLELGTFPLPMTDDPGDLKVRVNLDLAAWIPEVSPHQEAARAFLSYLFQQDVMDAYNAAQLGYGTTVDAAPVTDPRITGMKEYFDRAAFYQGATQQVPQTIPVHNYLQGIVLGADPEQTLQTMDADWARVALRQ